The following are encoded in a window of Rissa tridactyla isolate bRisTri1 chromosome 3, bRisTri1.patW.cur.20221130, whole genome shotgun sequence genomic DNA:
- the NDUFAF5 gene encoding arginine-hydroxylase NDUFAF5, mitochondrial isoform X1: MAAAVGAGALRGPVRSLLRAGWGGGCRRFWAPSGRSPAADASSGSGALSPFDRRLKRKQKNWAALQAEPAKCDYLREEVGSRMADRVFDIPRTFPIALDVGSGRGYIAQHLTKKNTVESEIPTFNVVADEEFLPFKEDTFDLVLSSLSLHWVNDLPRAFREIHRVLKPDGVFIGAMFGGDTLYELRCSLQLAELEREGGFSPHVSPFTAVSDLGHLLSRAGFNTLTVDTDEIQVNYPGLFEVMEDLQGMGESNCSWNRKPLLHRETMLAAAAIYQEMYGNSDGSVPATFQIYYMIGWKFHESQARPAQRGSATVSLGDLAKIDGLLSRGKK, from the exons ATGGCGGCGGCCGTTGGGGCGGGAGCCCTGAGGGGACCTGTCCGCTCCCTCCTGCgggcgggctggggcggggggtgtcgTCGGTTCTGGGCCCCCTCAGGACGATCCCCAGCGGCCGACGCTTCGTCGGGCTCGGGTGCGCTGAGCCCCTTCGACCGGCGGCTGAAGCGGAAACAGAAGAACTGGGCAGCGCTGCAGGCCGAGCCCGCCAAGTGCGACTACCTGCGGGAGGAG GTCGGCAGCAGGATGGCGGACAGGGTGTTTGACATCCCCAG AACGTTTCCTATCGCTTTGGATGTTGGCTCTGGAAGAGGTTACATAGCTCAACATTTAACCAAG AAAAATACTGTAGAATCTGAAATCCCTACATTCAATGTCGTAGCTGATGAGGAATTCCTTCCTTTCAAAGAAGATACATTTGATCTTGTTCTTAGCAGCTTAAG TTTACATTGGGTGAATGACCTTCCTAGAGCTTTTAGAGAG aTTCACCGAGTTCTTAAGCCAGATGGAGTATTCATTGGTGCAATGTTTGGGGGAGACACTCTGTATGAGCTTCGCTGCTCTTTGCAGCTAGCGGAattggagagagaagggggatTTTCTCCTCACGTATCACCATTCACTGCTGTCTCTGATTTGGGACATCTGCTGTCGAGAGCTGGCTTTAACACCCTGACTGTG GATACTGATGAAATTCAGGTCAACTACCCAGGGTTGTTTGAGGTTATGGAAGACTTGCAAG GTATGGGGGAGAGTAATTGCTCTTGGAATAGAAAACCTCTACTACACAGGGAGACAATGTTGGCAGCTGCTGCAATATACCAAG AAATGTACGGAAATAGCGATGGCTCAGTACCTGCCACGTTTCAGATCTACTACATGATTGGATGGAAATTCCATGAATCACAG GCAAGACCAGCCCAGAGAGGTTCTGCAACAGTTTCACTTGGAGATCTGGCAAAAATAGATGGACttctttcaagaggaaaaaaatag
- the NDUFAF5 gene encoding arginine-hydroxylase NDUFAF5, mitochondrial isoform X2, whose translation MAAAVGAGALRGPVRSLLRAGWGGGCRRFWAPSGRSPAADASSGSGALSPFDRRLKRKQKNWAALQAEPAKCDYLREEVGSRMADRVFDIPSLHWVNDLPRAFREIHRVLKPDGVFIGAMFGGDTLYELRCSLQLAELEREGGFSPHVSPFTAVSDLGHLLSRAGFNTLTVDTDEIQVNYPGLFEVMEDLQGMGESNCSWNRKPLLHRETMLAAAAIYQEMYGNSDGSVPATFQIYYMIGWKFHESQARPAQRGSATVSLGDLAKIDGLLSRGKK comes from the exons ATGGCGGCGGCCGTTGGGGCGGGAGCCCTGAGGGGACCTGTCCGCTCCCTCCTGCgggcgggctggggcggggggtgtcgTCGGTTCTGGGCCCCCTCAGGACGATCCCCAGCGGCCGACGCTTCGTCGGGCTCGGGTGCGCTGAGCCCCTTCGACCGGCGGCTGAAGCGGAAACAGAAGAACTGGGCAGCGCTGCAGGCCGAGCCCGCCAAGTGCGACTACCTGCGGGAGGAG GTCGGCAGCAGGATGGCGGACAGGGTGTTTGACATCCCCAG TTTACATTGGGTGAATGACCTTCCTAGAGCTTTTAGAGAG aTTCACCGAGTTCTTAAGCCAGATGGAGTATTCATTGGTGCAATGTTTGGGGGAGACACTCTGTATGAGCTTCGCTGCTCTTTGCAGCTAGCGGAattggagagagaagggggatTTTCTCCTCACGTATCACCATTCACTGCTGTCTCTGATTTGGGACATCTGCTGTCGAGAGCTGGCTTTAACACCCTGACTGTG GATACTGATGAAATTCAGGTCAACTACCCAGGGTTGTTTGAGGTTATGGAAGACTTGCAAG GTATGGGGGAGAGTAATTGCTCTTGGAATAGAAAACCTCTACTACACAGGGAGACAATGTTGGCAGCTGCTGCAATATACCAAG AAATGTACGGAAATAGCGATGGCTCAGTACCTGCCACGTTTCAGATCTACTACATGATTGGATGGAAATTCCATGAATCACAG GCAAGACCAGCCCAGAGAGGTTCTGCAACAGTTTCACTTGGAGATCTGGCAAAAATAGATGGACttctttcaagaggaaaaaaatag
- the NDUFAF5 gene encoding arginine-hydroxylase NDUFAF5, mitochondrial isoform X3, with the protein MLLNLPFRTFPIALDVGSGRGYIAQHLTKETVEKLIQVDIAENALKNTVESEIPTFNVVADEEFLPFKEDTFDLVLSSLSLHWVNDLPRAFREIHRVLKPDGVFIGAMFGGDTLYELRCSLQLAELEREGGFSPHVSPFTAVSDLGHLLSRAGFNTLTVDTDEIQVNYPGLFEVMEDLQGMGESNCSWNRKPLLHRETMLAAAAIYQEMYGNSDGSVPATFQIYYMIGWKFHESQARPAQRGSATVSLGDLAKIDGLLSRGKK; encoded by the exons ATGTTGCTAAACTTACCCTTTAGAACGTTTCCTATCGCTTTGGATGTTGGCTCTGGAAGAGGTTACATAGCTCAACATTTAACCAAG gaaacaGTTGAAAAACTTATTCAAGTTGATATTGCAGAGAATGCTTTA AAAAATACTGTAGAATCTGAAATCCCTACATTCAATGTCGTAGCTGATGAGGAATTCCTTCCTTTCAAAGAAGATACATTTGATCTTGTTCTTAGCAGCTTAAG TTTACATTGGGTGAATGACCTTCCTAGAGCTTTTAGAGAG aTTCACCGAGTTCTTAAGCCAGATGGAGTATTCATTGGTGCAATGTTTGGGGGAGACACTCTGTATGAGCTTCGCTGCTCTTTGCAGCTAGCGGAattggagagagaagggggatTTTCTCCTCACGTATCACCATTCACTGCTGTCTCTGATTTGGGACATCTGCTGTCGAGAGCTGGCTTTAACACCCTGACTGTG GATACTGATGAAATTCAGGTCAACTACCCAGGGTTGTTTGAGGTTATGGAAGACTTGCAAG GTATGGGGGAGAGTAATTGCTCTTGGAATAGAAAACCTCTACTACACAGGGAGACAATGTTGGCAGCTGCTGCAATATACCAAG AAATGTACGGAAATAGCGATGGCTCAGTACCTGCCACGTTTCAGATCTACTACATGATTGGATGGAAATTCCATGAATCACAG GCAAGACCAGCCCAGAGAGGTTCTGCAACAGTTTCACTTGGAGATCTGGCAAAAATAGATGGACttctttcaagaggaaaaaaatag
- the NDUFAF5 gene encoding arginine-hydroxylase NDUFAF5, mitochondrial isoform X4: MFGGDTLYELRCSLQLAELEREGGFSPHVSPFTAVSDLGHLLSRAGFNTLTVDTDEIQVNYPGLFEVMEDLQGMGESNCSWNRKPLLHRETMLAAAAIYQEMYGNSDGSVPATFQIYYMIGWKFHESQARPAQRGSATVSLGDLAKIDGLLSRGKK, encoded by the exons ATGTTTGGGGGAGACACTCTGTATGAGCTTCGCTGCTCTTTGCAGCTAGCGGAattggagagagaagggggatTTTCTCCTCACGTATCACCATTCACTGCTGTCTCTGATTTGGGACATCTGCTGTCGAGAGCTGGCTTTAACACCCTGACTGTG GATACTGATGAAATTCAGGTCAACTACCCAGGGTTGTTTGAGGTTATGGAAGACTTGCAAG GTATGGGGGAGAGTAATTGCTCTTGGAATAGAAAACCTCTACTACACAGGGAGACAATGTTGGCAGCTGCTGCAATATACCAAG AAATGTACGGAAATAGCGATGGCTCAGTACCTGCCACGTTTCAGATCTACTACATGATTGGATGGAAATTCCATGAATCACAG GCAAGACCAGCCCAGAGAGGTTCTGCAACAGTTTCACTTGGAGATCTGGCAAAAATAGATGGACttctttcaagaggaaaaaaatag